TACCGCCCCATGACCATAGCCGTCAGCTTTTACCACCGGCATTACCTGAGCGTCTCCCACCCGAGCATTCACCTTCTCATAATTGCGGATGAGCCTGTCCAGGTGAACTTCCGCTACAGGACTATACATGCTCAATGTCCAGTTGTGACCATTCATCAATATCGGTATCCATCAGTGCCAGCCCGCCGAAAACGGGAAGATGATCGTCAGTTACCCATTCCACGTCTGCATAACTTAACAGGAGGAATTCTTCAACCTGATCTCTATAAAACAGTGATTGTTTAATGAGTGAACCACAGCAACCGAGGGAGAGACTCTCGGCCTTCAGCCCCATCTTTTCAGATACCTCCTCCACCATCTCGGCGAGCTTCTCAGCGCCGTGAGATACCACTTGAGATGCAAGGAAATTCTCACTTTCAGCGATAGACAGAACAATGGGTGCGACAGCGGCCACGCTTGAGACCGTTCCCCGCAAGAGTGATACACTTTGCAGCACTTCCTCAAACTCTGTCTTGCCGAAGAACTCGCTTACAGCTTCCTTCAGTTCGACGACATCCTCGTCTGACGAGCGTTCATTGGTGATTAGCTGTGTCAAGATCGATTTGCCGAGCCAGTAGCCACTCCCTTCATCCCCCGCCGTAAAACCGACTCCTCCCGCTCTGTGAAGGCGACCTTCGCTATC
The Candidatus Neomarinimicrobiota bacterium genome window above contains:
- a CDS encoding BadF/BadG/BcrA/BcrD ATPase family protein, translating into MANERWILSIDGGGSKTDLLLLDTIARRGFIVTGNGTNPNVYGQNGIRDLENLIGQVLSRASCDAADVEACVVGMAGISNRKYKPALETMLETTFAASDVNLTSDAELAHHSIWRGNPGITLIAGTGSIVIGIDSEGRLHRAGGVGFTAGDEGSGYWLGKSILTQLITNERSSDEDVVELKEAVSEFFGKTEFEEVLQSVSLLRGTVSSVAAVAPIVLSIAESENFLASQVVSHGAEKLAEMVEEVSEKMGLKAESLSLGCCGSLIKQSLFYRDQVEEFLLLSYADVEWVTDDHLPVFGGLALMDTDIDEWSQLDIEHV